The window ATACCCTAGAAGGCAAGTTGGAAAAAAATTATATAATTCTGTGGATTCTTTTATTCCCATTAAGATAAATTTGGCTGGATTAATTCCTGCAATATTTGCAGGATCTTTTCTTATGTTACCAGTAAGTTTGGTAAATTTGACAAAAGATTCTAGCATTTTTGCTGTAATATCCAATTATTTTTATGTCGGAAGTTCATTATATTTGATATTTTATTTCTTTTTGATAATATTTTTATGCTTTTTTTATAAGAGTTTTATATTTGATCCCAAAGAAATTGCTGAAATGATGAAATCTTCAGGTGCTGTAGTACCTGGTATTAGGCCTGGAAAATATACTTCGGAATATATAAATGATGTATCTTTTTATCTTACTGTCATTGGTTCTATATATCTTGCAATTTTATGTGTTTTACCAGAAGCTATAAGGTCTTTTTATAATTTCCCCTTTGCTCTAGGTGGTACTAGTATCTTGATAGTAGTGAGTGTTATTTTAGATTTAATGTCGCAGATTCAATCATATTTATTTTCTTCTAAATACGATAGTGTTATTCAAAATGTTAATTTGTGGGATAGAAGTCGGTAAATATTGTTTTAGTATAATTTTTCATTATGAATTTGTTAATATTTGGACCCCCTGGTTCTGGAAAAGGGACACAGTCTGTTAGATTATCCAATCTATATAATTTATTTATGCTAGATACTGGAAATATATTACGTTCTTCAGAGTTTTATAACAGGGTATCTGACTCTATGGATAAGGGGATATTATTGTCTGATGATATAGTTATTGATGTAGTAATTAATAAGATTTTAAAATTTTCTAGTGGTTTTATATTGGATGGTTTTCCAAGAAGTGTTAAACAAGCAAAAGCTTTGTTTGTTGATTATAACAGAGATATAAAGATAGATTATATTTTTATTCTCCATGTTGAAAAAAGTTTAATCCTTGATAGATTATTGCATCGTAAAATTTGTAGTAATTGTGGATCTACTACCTGTGATAAGAAGAGTATTTGTGCTGTGTGCTCTTCGTCTAATTTTATCAGGAGAAATGATGATAATGAGGAAGTTATAAGAAATAGAATTGCACAATATGATAATAATTATCGTTCTATTTTACCCTATTTTTCATCTAATGAAGTAATAAATATTGATGGCAATAATCATCCAGATATTGTTTTTCAAGAAATTTGTACTTATTTGTCCAAAGAAACTTGAATTTTTTAGTATTTAATTTTATCATTCTTTTCTGAAGCATAGTTTATATTTGTTTGTGTTTATTTTTAGTTAAAATGAGTCGTTTTTTTGGAGTTTATATACCTGATGAGAAGGCATTAGTTATATCTTTGACAGCTATATATGGTATAGGTAGAAGTAGGGCTAGATCTATTTGTGATTCTTTGAAGCTGAATCATGCGATTAAGTTGAAAGATCTTTCTGATTTAAAAATGAAAGAATTACAAGATTTTATAGCTTCTAATTATGAAATAG is drawn from Anaplasmataceae bacterium AB001_6 and contains these coding sequences:
- a CDS encoding AAA family ATPase codes for the protein MNLLIFGPPGSGKGTQSVRLSNLYNLFMLDTGNILRSSEFYNRVSDSMDKGILLSDDIVIDVVINKILKFSSGFILDGFPRSVKQAKALFVDYNRDIKIDYIFILHVEKSLILDRLLHRKICSNCGSTTCDKKSICAVCSSSNFIRRNDDNEEVIRNRIAQYDNNYRSILPYFSSNEVINIDGNNHPDIVFQEICTYLSKET
- the rpsM gene encoding 30S ribosomal protein S13, producing the protein MSRFFGVYIPDEKALVISLTAIYGIGRSRARSICDSLKLNHAIKLKDLSDLKMKELQDFIASNYEIEGDLRRRVFNNIKNLIAIGSYRGTRHSKHLPIKGRTHSNARTRKVGPKVAVVGKKKV